A window of Campylobacter pinnipediorum subsp. pinnipediorum contains these coding sequences:
- the rpiB gene encoding ribose 5-phosphate isomerase B, giving the protein MKINKIYIASDHAGFDLKERVKDFLKSKFEVIDLGTNSSDVSVDYPDFAHELALKLKDDDYGILICGTGIGISIAANRHENIRCALCHDHLGAKLSREHNNANVIAFGARVVGDEVAYDMLNTFFSTEFAGERHEKRVIKINYKESR; this is encoded by the coding sequence ATGAAGATAAATAAAATTTATATAGCAAGTGACCATGCTGGATTTGATTTAAAAGAGCGTGTAAAAGATTTTTTAAAATCAAAATTTGAAGTTATAGATTTAGGCACAAATAGTTCAGATGTTAGCGTCGATTATCCTGATTTTGCACATGAGTTAGCTTTAAAATTAAAAGATGATGATTATGGGATACTTATTTGTGGAACAGGGATTGGCATATCCATAGCTGCAAATAGACATGAAAATATAAGATGTGCTCTTTGCCATGATCATCTAGGAGCAAAACTATCAAGAGAACATAATAACGCAAATGTAATAGCATTTGGAGCAAGAGTTGTCGGAGATGAAGTTGCTTATGATATGCTAAATACATTTTTTAGCACAGAATTTGCAGGCGAAAGACACGAAAAAAGAGTAATAAAAATAAATTATAAAGAGAGTAGATAA
- the ychF gene encoding redox-regulated ATPase YchF, which yields MGLSVGIVGLPNVGKSTTFNALTKAQNAQSANYPFCTIEPNKAIVAVPDKRLNELAKIVNPNKIQYSTIEFVDIAGLVKGASKGEGLGNKFLSNIRETEVILHMVRCFDDENITHVEGKVDPVRDIEIIQTELILADIEQINKKIEKLNKEAKANIKGAKDSLEIANKLLAHLNDGLSASSFDERDSDIYKALNKELRLLSAKEVIYGANVDEGFIASDNEYVTQLKEYAKKSNHEVIKLCAKIEEELIGLDDAEAHELLSSLGASESGLEKIIRTSFAKLNLISYFTAGVVEVRAWTITNGWKAPKAASVIHNDFERGFIRAEVISYDDYIANGGENGAKEAGKMRLEGKDYVVVDGDVMHFRFNV from the coding sequence ATGGGTTTAAGTGTAGGCATAGTAGGACTTCCAAACGTAGGTAAATCAACAACTTTTAATGCTTTAACCAAAGCTCAAAATGCTCAAAGTGCAAACTATCCATTTTGCACAATAGAGCCAAACAAGGCAATAGTTGCTGTTCCTGATAAAAGACTAAACGAGTTAGCAAAAATCGTAAATCCAAATAAAATACAGTATTCAACAATAGAATTTGTTGATATTGCTGGGCTTGTAAAAGGTGCTAGCAAGGGCGAAGGACTTGGTAATAAGTTTTTATCAAATATAAGAGAAACAGAGGTTATACTTCATATGGTTCGTTGTTTTGATGATGAAAACATTACCCATGTTGAGGGCAAAGTTGATCCGGTTAGAGATATAGAGATAATACAAACTGAGCTAATCTTAGCTGATATAGAACAGATAAATAAAAAAATAGAAAAACTAAACAAAGAAGCAAAAGCAAATATAAAGGGTGCAAAAGATAGCTTAGAAATAGCAAATAAACTTTTAGCACACTTAAATGACGGATTAAGTGCTAGTAGCTTTGATGAACGAGATAGTGATATATACAAGGCTTTAAATAAAGAGCTTAGGCTTTTAAGTGCAAAAGAAGTTATATATGGCGCTAACGTAGATGAAGGCTTTATAGCAAGTGATAATGAATATGTTACACAATTAAAAGAGTATGCAAAAAAATCAAACCATGAAGTTATAAAACTTTGCGCAAAGATAGAAGAAGAGTTAATAGGACTTGATGATGCTGAGGCTCACGAACTTTTATCATCACTTGGTGCTAGCGAAAGTGGGCTTGAAAAAATAATAAGAACATCATTTGCGAAATTAAATTTAATAAGCTATTTTACAGCAGGTGTTGTAGAAGTAAGAGCTTGGACTATAACAAATGGTTGGAAAGCTCCAAAAGCAGCAAGTGTGATACATAATGACTTTGAACGTGGCTTTATAAGGGCCGAGGTTATAAGCTATGATGATTATATAGCAAACGGAGGCGAAAATGGAGCAAAAGAAGCTGGCAAAATGCGCCTAGAAGGCAAAGACTATGTAGTTGTTGACGGAGATGTTATGCATTTTAGATTTAATGTCTAA
- a CDS encoding MlaD family protein, which produces MENRNSYTIVGLFFTLCIILFAVFMWWMSDSDKNISYEEYYIVADELPSGIRVESQVKFVGVVVGSVSKIEFEKSVPERIRLTLKIRSDVPIKKDSLADVEYQIVSGISTLNISRGSEEFDTNYKIINLKEGIFSQLTNKAQNISDRINDMFVNVDKLISDENLKHLQTTLVNIDILTKSLSDEANLKNINEILKNLNGISANIKDTKINELVINLNNLVNNANNMVVKFNGLIGGFDGVQEKLNSKLSSGEYDFKQTLQPTLDQTKEFLTNFEKTLRQIRNTLNRLEDNPYEFFFKDVKER; this is translated from the coding sequence ATGGAAAATAGAAACTCATATACCATAGTTGGATTGTTTTTTACACTTTGTATTATCTTGTTTGCTGTTTTTATGTGGTGGATGAGTGATTCTGATAAAAATATAAGTTATGAAGAGTATTATATTGTAGCTGATGAGCTTCCTTCTGGTATAAGGGTTGAGTCTCAGGTGAAGTTTGTTGGTGTTGTTGTTGGAAGTGTTAGTAAAATAGAATTTGAAAAAAGTGTGCCAGAAAGAATCAGACTAACCTTAAAAATAAGAAGCGATGTCCCTATCAAAAAAGATAGTTTGGCTGATGTTGAGTATCAAATAGTAAGTGGAATATCAACCTTAAATATAAGTCGCGGAAGCGAGGAATTTGATACAAATTATAAGATAATAAATTTAAAAGAGGGGATTTTTTCGCAACTAACAAACAAGGCACAAAATATAAGTGATAGAATAAACGATATGTTTGTTAATGTTGATAAGCTTATATCGGATGAGAATTTAAAACATTTGCAAACTACTCTTGTTAATATAGATATTTTAACAAAAAGCTTATCAGATGAAGCAAATCTTAAAAATATCAATGAAATACTTAAAAATTTAAATGGGATATCTGCCAATATAAAAGATACTAAAATTAATGAACTTGTTATTAATTTAAATAATTTAGTTAATAATGCAAACAATATGGTTGTAAAATTTAATGGTCTTATTGGGGGTTTTGATGGTGTCCAAGAAAAATTAAACTCAAAGTTGAGTAGTGGAGAGTATGATTTTAAACAAACACTTCAGCCAACACTTGATCAAACTAAAGAATTTTTAACAAATTTTGAAAAAACATTACGCCAGATAAGAAATACATTAAATAGACTTGAAGATAATCCTTACGAGTTTTTCTTTAAAGATGTAAAGGAGAGGTAG
- a CDS encoding ABC-type transport auxiliary lipoprotein family protein, with protein sequence MIKIKLFCIAIFVFLIYGCSFKTEAKAPIKYEFYYNQQGCVAKINPKKIYIENVKALELVDTRQILVYTDKNQIKYLNDARYASLPSEMFYKALLKGFYANCNAKPVFTYNKGDLKLSAKLLAMHARDNYAEISIAYELKQDEKVLKSGIIEKRNPFEDKSSSTIFNAINKSSNEIIDELLIQIL encoded by the coding sequence ATGATAAAAATAAAATTATTTTGTATTGCTATTTTTGTCTTTTTGATTTATGGGTGTAGTTTTAAAACAGAAGCAAAAGCACCAATTAAATATGAGTTTTACTATAATCAACAAGGCTGTGTAGCAAAAATAAATCCTAAAAAAATATATATAGAAAATGTCAAGGCTTTAGAGTTAGTAGATACTAGGCAAATTTTAGTTTATACTGATAAAAATCAGATAAAGTATCTAAATGATGCAAGATATGCTTCTTTGCCTAGCGAGATGTTTTATAAGGCATTATTAAAAGGGTTTTATGCAAATTGCAATGCAAAACCAGTTTTTACTTATAATAAGGGTGATTTAAAATTAAGTGCCAAATTGCTTGCAATGCATGCAAGAGATAATTATGCTGAAATTTCTATCGCTTACGAGTTAAAACAAGATGAGAAAGTGCTAAAATCAGGGATAATTGAAAAAAGAAATCCTTTTGAAGATAAAAGTTCATCAACTATCTTCAATGCTATAAATAAATCAAGCAATGAGATAATAGATGAACTTTTGATACAAATTTTATAG
- a CDS encoding leucyl aminopeptidase, translating into MKFEIINQPLDQIQADLTLVFVIDKNLKHKFIKDEKEFDFFGFDGSGSVLIQKTKTLYIGIENLDYEELRLGACKAFEAVKSLNIKSIKLASYLSKCQKMSFQSIVEGFILGSYEFNKYKKEKKESKLQNIIFSTQEELNDETVDASKAELGLKNGQIIANATNFTKNIVNEIPEIYTPIKMANDAKNLAKELKNVTCEVYDEEFLKKENMNAFLAVNRASVHPPRLIHMIYKPQNAKKRIIFVGKGLTYDSGGLSLKPADYMVTMKADKSGAAAALGIIKGASELELDIEVHVILGATENMIGGNAYKPDDVIMSREGVSIEIRNTDAEGRLVLADCLSWAQDFKPDTLIDMATLTGACVVGLGEYTSGIMGNNEELKEDFRKKISKSGELTTIFHFNKHLKELIKTPIADVCNISSSRYGGAITAGLFLDKFIRDENKQKWMHQDIAGPAYVQKAWGYNQHGASGAGVRMNLYYLNEIAKEA; encoded by the coding sequence ATGAAATTTGAAATCATAAATCAGCCATTAGATCAAATTCAAGCTGATTTAACATTGGTTTTTGTAATAGACAAAAACTTAAAACATAAATTTATAAAAGATGAAAAAGAATTTGATTTTTTTGGGTTTGATGGTTCTGGAAGTGTTTTGATACAAAAAACAAAAACTCTTTATATTGGGATAGAAAATCTTGATTATGAAGAGCTAAGGCTTGGTGCTTGCAAGGCATTTGAAGCAGTAAAATCTTTGAATATAAAAAGCATAAAACTTGCATCTTATCTCTCAAAATGCCAAAAAATGAGTTTTCAAAGTATAGTTGAAGGATTTATTCTGGGAAGTTATGAATTTAACAAATACAAAAAAGAGAAAAAAGAATCAAAGCTTCAAAATATAATATTCTCAACACAAGAAGAACTAAACGATGAAACAGTTGATGCAAGCAAAGCTGAACTTGGTCTAAAAAATGGTCAAATAATAGCAAATGCAACAAACTTTACAAAAAATATCGTAAACGAAATACCAGAAATATATACTCCTATAAAAATGGCTAATGATGCTAAAAACCTAGCAAAAGAGCTAAAAAATGTAACCTGCGAAGTTTATGATGAAGAATTTTTGAAAAAAGAAAATATGAATGCATTTTTGGCTGTAAATAGAGCAAGTGTTCATCCACCTAGACTTATTCATATGATCTACAAACCACAAAATGCAAAAAAAAGGATAATATTTGTAGGAAAGGGACTTACATATGATAGCGGCGGTCTCAGCTTAAAACCAGCTGATTATATGGTAACAATGAAAGCTGACAAAAGTGGAGCCGCGGCAGCACTTGGTATCATAAAAGGGGCAAGTGAGCTTGAGCTTGATATAGAAGTACATGTTATACTTGGAGCAACTGAAAATATGATAGGCGGAAATGCCTATAAACCTGATGATGTTATTATGTCTCGTGAAGGTGTTAGCATAGAGATTAGAAATACAGACGCGGAGGGAAGACTTGTTTTGGCTGATTGTTTAAGCTGGGCGCAAGATTTTAAACCAGATACTTTAATAGATATGGCTACATTAACGGGTGCTTGCGTTGTTGGTCTTGGAGAATATACAAGTGGCATAATGGGAAATAATGAAGAATTAAAAGAGGATTTTAGAAAAAAAATATCAAAAAGTGGCGAATTAACTACAATTTTTCATTTTAATAAGCATCTAAAAGAACTTATAAAAACACCTATTGCGGATGTTTGCAATATATCTAGTTCAAGATATGGTGGTGCTATAACAGCTGGATTATTTTTAGATAAGTTTATAAGAGATGAAAATAAACAAAAATGGATGCACCAAGATATAGCCGGCCCAGCATATGTTCAAAAAGCTTGGGGATACAACCAACATGGGGCTAGCGGTGCTGGTGTAAGAATGAATTTATATTATCTAAATGAAATTGCGAAGGAGGCATAA
- a CDS encoding DedA family protein gives MEEIFINLIHDYSYIIIFIWCMLEGEMALIMAGILSHTGVIVLPLAIFVAALGGFAGDQLYFYIGRYNKSKISKKLKSQRRKFAIAHLLMKKYGSWIIFIQRYLYGLRTILPISIGLTRYSAKKFAFINFISALAWASITILPSYILGDKIIKVLEHSKNHWYIAIPLVIIFLSILIFAFKKFEDNILNKRHEIKKRKRNEI, from the coding sequence ATGGAAGAAATTTTCATTAACTTAATACATGACTATAGTTACATAATTATATTTATATGGTGTATGCTTGAAGGAGAAATGGCTCTTATAATGGCAGGAATATTATCTCATACTGGAGTTATTGTCTTACCATTAGCCATATTTGTAGCAGCACTGGGTGGCTTTGCTGGAGATCAGCTATATTTTTATATCGGCAGATACAACAAAAGCAAGATATCAAAAAAATTAAAATCACAAAGAAGAAAATTTGCCATAGCTCACCTGCTTATGAAAAAATATGGCTCTTGGATTATATTTATACAAAGATATTTGTATGGTCTTAGAACAATTTTGCCAATAAGCATAGGTCTTACAAGATACAGTGCTAAGAAATTTGCGTTTATAAATTTCATAAGTGCTTTAGCATGGGCTAGCATAACAATACTACCTTCATATATATTAGGTGATAAAATTATAAAAGTATTAGAACATTCAAAAAATCATTGGTATATAGCAATACCTTTGGTGATAATATTTTTGTCAATATTGATTTTTGCATTTAAAAAATTTGAAGATAATATTTTAAACAAAAGACATGAAATTAAAAAAAGGAAAAGAAATGAAATTTGA
- a CDS encoding adenine phosphoribosyltransferase, translated as MLRLNEEEKKYLLDSIRSIKDFPKPGIVFKDITTLLNNAKAFEFLMNHLEQRYKSFDLDFIVGIESRGFIFGAALATRLGIGFVPIRKPKKLPYITISQKYSLEYGVDEVQMHIDAFVNKSGAKVLLIDDLIATGGTAKASIELIKQTNANCVEACFLINLKDLGGDKEISKLTNIYNILEI; from the coding sequence ATGTTACGTTTAAACGAAGAAGAAAAAAAATATTTATTAGATTCTATTAGAAGTATAAAAGATTTTCCAAAACCTGGAATTGTTTTTAAAGATATTACAACTTTGTTAAATAATGCAAAGGCATTTGAGTTTTTAATGAACCATTTAGAGCAAAGATACAAAAGTTTTGATTTGGATTTCATAGTTGGAATAGAAAGTCGTGGCTTTATATTTGGCGCAGCTCTTGCTACAAGACTTGGAATCGGCTTTGTTCCCATAAGAAAACCAAAAAAACTACCATATATAACAATATCTCAAAAATATAGTTTAGAATATGGTGTAGATGAGGTTCAAATGCATATTGATGCTTTTGTAAACAAATCAGGCGCAAAAGTACTTTTAATAGATGACTTAATAGCGACTGGTGGAACGGCAAAAGCTAGTATAGAACTCATAAAACAAACAAATGCTAATTGTGTTGAAGCTTGTTTTTTAATAAATTTAAAAGATCTTGGTGGAGATAAAGAAATTTCAAAACTAACAAATATTTATAATATATTAGAGATTTAA